A segment of the Anaerotignum faecicola genome:
TTGAAAATCAATAGTCCATCAGGCTCCATTACTCTCATGCACTCGCTGAATCCCTGTTTCAAATACTCCGGCCAGTCAGTCGGTAGGATTCCGTATTTATTGGCCAACCAGCTCCCCGTCCCCGCATGAATCAAATGTGGCGGGTCAAATACAACAACCTTGAAACTGTTATCAGGATATGGAATATCCCGGAAGTCCATCTTTACATCAGGTTTAATCAGCAAAGTACGTCCGT
Coding sequences within it:
- a CDS encoding class I SAM-dependent methyltransferase gives rise to the protein MKKILDACCGSRMFYFDRQNPEVIYADNRELETTLCDGRTLLIKPDVKMDFRDIPYPDNSFKVVVFDPPHLIHAGTGSWLANKYGILPTDWPEYLKQGFSECMRVMEPDGLLIF